The Leguminivora glycinivorella isolate SPB_JAAS2020 chromosome 25, LegGlyc_1.1, whole genome shotgun sequence nucleotide sequence ggtGAGGAAATTTGAAGCCCgcgtgtgtctgtctcactccctcttatggtaaacgtaactatctgtttcactttgaaaggatttttgaagtgttgttgtcacagtgcctcttctgtctttccggtacaaagcgatttccggtacaaacgagtcaaacgatacattttattttatcggtgGACCTTTTGTCCCGGCCATAAGGTCTGTAGTTCGGTAACTGAACGTGTGGTTGATCACTTCATTTgaggtgtcgactctcgcgacggagtttgagggccgcgtctgccgcgaggcgcgcgagtggatgatgagtttttgacgttttgtgacatttgaagtatgtgcatgatctgtgagaaatgaggtgtttgtgttgctactgttgcgagcgagtatttgagggccgcgaggcgcgcgtgtggatgatgagttttgacgtttttgtgacatttgaagtacgtgaatgctttgtgaggcgtgaggtgtttgtgttgcgactgtcacaagcgagtaaaatgaggtgcggtgagttgaagtgtgatgcaatacatttttgccgtgtgaagtactgcgacaaattaacaatatgagtggtacaaatgaggtgcctcacgagtgaggaactcaacactatagttatacgcgattcagtcccgattttaaaaataattacatgctTAAACGTTTGTATGCTATCATTGCTGGCTAAACTTTTGGCTATAACATTATAACCTTTTACATATCAAACATTTATACAGGTTCATAATTTATATtgcttttttttatgaaaaccacGAATAAATCCATATCACCTGTCAAGACTTGCAAAAAATATCAACAATGATTTTTCTTTGCGGAAGCTGCTATTGCCCCAGAactaatatttatttgattaaAGTGAACAGAACTATTCTGAAGAATAAATTGAAAACACCATCTCGCAAGATGTAACATTTATATGAGCATACAATTTTCATACTATGCGTattgaaacttgaatagttTTTTAACCAGAGTGATTCAACAGGTGTGGCCGTAACTCTCATTTCCTCCTGCACTTGAAGCCTCACCACACATAGTATACATACATGAAAGGCGCTCCACAGGTGAGCCCCTAACAGTTGTAGTCGCAGTACTCGCAGTGGCTACAAAGGCTCCTCGTTAGTGTGAGTCCTCAGGTGATTCTTTAACTGTGCTTTTCGTCTAAATTTGTAGTCACATTGGCTACAGCTAAAAGGCCTCTCGTCAGTGTGAATCATTAGATGAACCTTTAATTCAACTTTTCGTCTACACTTGTAGCTACAGTGGCTACAATTAAAAGGCTTCTCGTCAGTGTGAAACATCAGGTGACGCTTTAATTGTTCTTTGATtctacacttgtagtcacagtggctacagCTAAAAGGCTTCTCGCCAGTGTGAATCATTAGATGAGCCTTTAATTCAACTTTTCGTCTACACTTGTAGCCACAGTGGCTACAATTAAAAGGCTTCTCGTCAGTGTGAATCAAGAGATGCCTCCGTAAATGTGATTTTGCTTTAAACTTGTAGTCACACTGACTACAACCGAAAGGCTTCTCGTCCGTGTGAGTCATCAGGTGGGCCTGTAAATTTGCTTTTCGtctacacttgtagtcacagtggctacaactAAATCGCTTTTCGTCTTTATGAGACAAGAGATGCCTCTGTAAATCTGATTTTGTTttacacttgtagtcacagtgccTACAACCGAAACGCTTCTCGTCTGTGTGAGTCATCAGGTGACACTGTAAAATTGCTTTTCGTCTgcacttgtagtcacagtgaCTACAACTAAAAGGCTTTTCATTTGTGTGAGCCATCAGGTGCTTCTGTAAATCTCTTCTTGTTTTACtcttgtagtcacagtggctgCAACTAAATCGTTTCTCGTCAGTGTGAGTCTTCAGGtgagattttaaattatattttcgcTTACACTTGTAGTCACATTGACTACACCAGAAAGGTTTATCGTCTGTGTGAGTTCTCAGATGACTGTATAAATCATCGTGTCGTTTTGTATTATAATCTCCTGGTGTTAAATCGTGTAAAGGTGAGTGAGTGTGTACgtgtttctttaaaaacagcTTATCCCAGAACAGTTGGCCGCAATGGTGACACTGATAGACGGTGGCGATGGCGCTGGGTGTGTGTGCGGGCTCGGCGGATACGAGAGCGGACGCTGCGACACGATTAGACAGGGCGGCCGGGGCGACTACGGGGCGGTGCGGGCGCTCCGGCCCCAGCACGAGCTCGTCCTTCACCTCGTGCTCGATGTACAAGTCGGCCAGCATGGCTGCCTCGCTCACGCCGAGCCCGGCCGTGCTGCCCGACCACTCCTCCTTCACACGCTCCTCTTCATACAGGAATACAGCTTCTTCCTTTACAGGGGCTAAAACAAACGCTTATAATTACAACTGGATCAAGTTACGTGTCTATGCCTGCgtcagcttcaagtcagtgactggcaagaagCTGCGCAgaatcgggacaggtggcgatctctcgtttcggaggccaggattcactttggatcattgGGCCACAATAATTAGTTAATGTTGAGGCTTACGCCATAACACACATACATTTAAACAAATTTACACAAATTACAACctatttttattacatacatacaatcacgcccgtatcccatgaaggggtaggcagagcacatcaaactactcaagtttacctaacccatatcccacagtcgcctatttttattgatttccgataacttttaagggatggttctttgggtaaataggctagtttcctctatactttattttatgccgtgcacgaaataaagcaccacaaaattagaagaaatatatggacagtagttatgtttaaagatgaaagatataaagtaaatgaattgaccgtgaactagtaataaagctaggaacatactacgcggacgtccgccgtcgcgcgaccgcgaccgagaccgatcagtgtgcacggtcgaCGGGACGTtccttcggctgaccaaaacatccagcgagccaaatttcgatcggacgtccatgcgttcaaggccacgtccacgaccgtcgGCCggtagtttgcacggttaagtgtatattcattgtccagatcagCGTCCGCGGTCGCGAGACGACGGACGTCCTAGCTTCAttctaacaaacgtacgccgcgcgggGTGCACACAGGCGCGTCGTGTACGTAAGCaagcaacacatgcaagcggatttggataaacgtggataagaataGTAAGCAAAATGATATTTATGTGTTTTCTAACTGATATAATGTGctattattatactaatacttatatttagggctggtttttcaatcgccagataaataatatctgtcagataattgttagctgtcattgtcatttatacgtgtgatgaaaaggatagtgataactttatctgatagatatatttatctggcgattgaaaaaccggCCCTTAGTGTATTAGTTAGTAGTATAAGAATAAAGTTAATTTTAAAACAAAGTTACGACAACACTTATTAGAAACTCAGAAAAGAATTTCTTAAAATGTAACCCCATCTCACCAGGCTCACCATTTGTCCTTTATATTTCCACATCATGACCATAATTCTGTTACCGATAACtaattattgtttattgtaATATCATACCTATTCTGCTCACTTACCTACTTTACCGTAATGTAAACATGGTGAGCAAACATAGAAAGGCATCATCCTTTCATCTGTTGAGCATAAACACTGGAATGTATTAGAAATCTTTTTTGTACATTCTGTGTGTATTGTAGAGACGTGTAGAGTCTGGCtagccaaatattgttgacagatatttccttgtggtatcaccaattgtctatggtttaaaaaaaaaggctaaaagtctgctgtcaatttatgtcacttattcaaattgttcgcgggttattaagggtaaatcttaaatattataacaatgacgataccaagcgaggtccgcaatttgctgtttaagctaataaataattacaaccaagagctaagtcgacgtgaagcggcatataatgaaaaactgcaatgttaacaagtcgtaaacaatatagtaggttggtgctctattaatattttgatactttaagtactagttctaacatttgcctataactttgattaagtatgCTCATAAACAGGAAAAGAGTGTAAAGACAAGGGGAACTCTGGAAAGCATTtacgaaaaaccaatatttagaagaaatcagagtgaagtgactggtcagtagtaatttgatataaaaatataaaaaataaaataaataatataatttagcctatatacgttccactgctgggcacaggcctcctctcaagtctgagagggctcgggctatatctatatagtctccacgctagcccaatgcgggttggagacttcacataaatctttgaatttctTCGCTGATGACGTATGCAGGTTTCTATAAGAGAATGGAAGCGTTTgaaatgtggtgctggagaCGAATGGAGGGAATTAGTTGGAGAGATAAGATTACGAATGAGGAGGTGTTACGAAGAGTAAATGAAAGACGAGCCATCCTGAAAACGATTGAAAATAGACGCGGAAAAATGAGCGGACATTTGATGCGACACgaccactttttagggttccgtagtcaactaggaacccttatagtttttagggttccgtagtcaactaggaacccttatagtttcgccatgtctgtctgtccgtccgtccgtctgtccgtccgcggataatctcagtaaccgttagcactagaaatctgaaatttggtaccaatatgtatatcaatcacgccgacaaagtgcaaaaataaaaaatgaaaaaaaaatgttttattagggtacccccctacatgtaaagtggggcccgaatttttttttcattccaaccctaacgtgtgatatattgttggataggtatttaaaaatgaataagggtttgctaagattgttttttgataatattaatattttcggatataatcgctcataaaggaaaaaaaagtgtgcccccccccctctaacttttgaaccataagtttaaaaaatatgaaaaaaatcacaaaagtagaactttataaagactttctaggaaaattatttcgaacttgatgggttcagaagtttttgagaaaaccctacactgagcgtggcccgtcacgctcttggccggttttttattactattctggagGGACGGATTGGACATAAGAGAGGTCGAGGAAAGCCCAGACACAGCTACATGgaccaaataaaagaaaaagtaggGGCCGTGTCGTATCAAAGAGTCAAAGAGCTGGCACAGGAGAGGAAAAGCTGGAAcatactccaccgacaagagattCACTCTTAAGTTGACATGAAATTACTACAAGGGAATAGCTTTAAGAAAAAATTGACTAACTGGCTTCtagaaaactaaaaaaaaaaaaaaaaattggggacaccttacacagatcaacttagccccaaactaagcaaagcttgtactatgggtgctgtaATGAAACACGTCATGGTAAAACAACAACTGTTTATTTGACATGAATGCGGGTACCATGTACAAAATATTAACTACCCACAACATCTCCCCCAAAAAGACTAAAACCCAACACCTAATAGTTATACATATGAAAAAGTCTAattgtacattattttatacacataaaaCATATTATGATATTAAGTACGTAAAGAGGACTGATAGTGCAGTGTCTTAAATATGTGCAACATAAATGCACTGTTCCAAAACATGACCACTGCATCATCCTTCCCCTTAAATATTATATATCATACTTATAAATCTATTCTTTATGCTATTTCTTACTACTACTTAAAACTTCTTTACTAACATATGAGAACATACCTTAGCCGTCATGAGAAGACCTTATTTCATAGCAGTAAGGTTCACAGACATGAAGTTTGTGTGATTACGGTGGTAaacattaagtaggtacctaaggcAAACTATGCTATGATTTATTTCTATTGTTATTAATCACTTTATCAGCATGTTAGATCTTTGTTTGTGACCCAAAGATTTAAAATGCCTACTTACACTTAACACATCTACACTTACCTAACTATTTAGCTAATTTTGTTGACATCACTGATCACAATCATgtcttacttattttttttttataagaatttaAATGTCTTAGGTATTATAGACTTTCAGAATAATAATAGGCAAGTACCTGCAAACgataggtatataagtatactACTTACAGATCTATTTAACTCTTGTATCGTATTATATAacaaaaatttaaagtttaatcTTAAGCAAATACACATACAATTCAATATTAATTCTGTCACATGAAGTAAAGGGTCAAACAATCAGGGAATGGAAAACAGACAActatattttaagttttttacagagtaggtactaggtacttaCTATAATTTTAACTATTTTTTGTTAATAGGTTGGATCGACTACGAATCCCGTACCGTTACTTGACTTTCAACCTTATTACCTACAACATTGGTTTCAGCTTTACACTCTCTTGCCCGACCCCATCCTCACACGCGTCCTTGAACTCGTCATCGGCGTCAGCTGCCGGGGGCCGGTGCATTAGAAATACATATTACAATGAGTTTCGCACTTAATTAATGTAACTTAAACTAACTTATCTCTACACCTTTATTTTCTATAATATATTCACTCAGTTTTAAGAACTCAGCGTCGCATAGTTTCTTTAAAGTCTGTTATTCTATAACGATCGACATGGGTATCtgaaattatacatatttacatgttttttttttgtttataagtgACATGCAAGTCATAGTGCTGTGATTATGTACTAACATAATCACAGCAACATGCGCT carries:
- the LOC125239164 gene encoding gastrula zinc finger protein XlCGF57.1-like translates to METSAESGSMSPARVNLEPETDQSEMAPVKEEAVFLYEEERVKEEWSGSTAGLGVSEAAMLADLYIEHEVKDELVLGPERPHRPVVAPAALSNRVAASALVSAEPAHTPSAIATVYQCHHCGQLFWDKLFLKKHVHTHSPLHDLTPGDYNTKRHDDLYSHLRTHTDDKPFWCSQCDYKCKRKYNLKSHLKTHTDEKRFSCSHCDYKSKTRRDLQKHLMAHTNEKPFSCSHCDYKCRRKAILQCHLMTHTDEKRFGCRHCDYKCKTKSDLQRHLLSHKDEKRFSCSHCDYKCRRKANLQAHLMTHTDEKPFGCSQCDYKFKAKSHLRRHLLIHTDEKPFNCSHCGYKCRRKVELKAHLMIHTGEKPFSCSHCDYKCRIKEQLKRHLMFHTDEKPFNCSHCSYKCRRKVELKVHLMIHTDERPFSCSQCDYKFRRKAQLKNHLRTHTNEEPL